A region of Periplaneta americana isolate PAMFEO1 chromosome 16, P.americana_PAMFEO1_priV1, whole genome shotgun sequence DNA encodes the following proteins:
- the LOC138691333 gene encoding piggyBac transposable element-derived protein 4-like has translation MNEVSDDNDDPPSDVDEREIINNDDADHNSDSEIGYTGSSSDEDLEDNDNFYVGRDKVTMWRKTSYSTSSKTKKKNIVKIFPGPKGNARVVNGEMKAFSCIMDDNIIDHIIRCTNLFIERKQIGTNFTRDRRFREVSRSEILALLGLLYLIGTKKGSHTNVLELWSSDGTGIQILRAYMSYDRFLQILRSIRFDDKSTRSERIRTDKLAAIRTVLDSFTENCKTCYNPGEFIAIDEKLEPFRGRCNFIQYIPHKPAKYGIKIFALCDAKTFFTSNIEVYCGKQPDGPFHASNKPLDIVERLVLPFADSNRNLTTVNWYTSYPLGLSLLKKGITIVGTLRKDKRAYLAIRKILHSFLMIRKGRNQLYCCPLCTIKE, from the coding sequence ATGAATGAAGTGTCAGATGACAATGACGATCCTCCTTCTGATGTAGATGAGAGGGAAATTATCAATAATGACGATGCAGATCACAATTCAGACTCTGAAATAGGATACACAGGCTCCTCTTCCGATGAGGATTTAGAGGATAATGACAATTTTTATGTTGGGCGAGACAAAGTGACCATGTGGCGTAAGACTTCATATTCCACATcaagcaaaacaaaaaagaagaacATCGTGAAGATTTTTCCAGGACCGAAGGGGAATGCGAGGGTAGTAAACGGTGAAATGAAGGCTTTTTCTTGCATTATGGATGATAATATAATTGATCATATCATTCGCTGTACGAACCTGTttattgaaagaaaacaaattggtACTAACTTCACCAGGGATAGAAGATTTAGGGAAGTGTCGAGAAGTGAAATACTTGCTTTACTTGGTTTATTGTACCTGATAGGGACAAAGAAAGGAAGTCACACAAACGTGCTAGAACTATGGTCATCTGATGGAACTGGCATACAAATTTTGAGAGCCTATATGAGTTACGACAGATTTTTGCAGATTCTCAGGTCCATCAGATTCGACGACAAAAGCACGAGAAGTGAGCGTATCAGAACTGATAAATTAGCTGCCATTCGTACAGTACTTGATTCATTCACAGAGAACTGCAAAACGTGTTACAACCCTGGTGAATTCATCGCAATTGATGAAAAATTGGAACCGTTTCGTGGCAGATGTAATTTCATTCAATACATTCCCCACAAACCAGCTAAGTATGGGATTAAAATTTTTGCCCTATGCGACGCTAAGACTTTCTTCACATCCAACATAGAGGTGTACTGTGGGAAACAACCTGATGGACCATTCCATGCTTCCAACAAGCCACTGGACATCGTAGAAAGACTGGTGCTCCCATTTGCTGATTCCAATAGGAACCTAACAACAGTCAATTGGTACACAAGCTATCCCTTAGGTTTATCTCTATTGAAGAAGGGCATAACAATTGTAGGAACTTTGCGGAAAGATAAAAGGGCATATTTGGCTATCAGAAAGATTTTACACTCGTTTCTTATGATCCGAAAAGGAAGAAATCAGTTGTACTGTTGTCCACTATGCACGATCAAGGAGTGA
- the LOC138691332 gene encoding uncharacterized protein isoform X3, translating to MHASFLILSVTMDVMKAELEVDPLSLETSYDTDQDEKKPILEERNLMDQHVTGIKEEFVDESHDLTSEIKFEDDPESISFTVVKREPEDEQSDFDEEPRVKVTAEDNEVFAKRFRKKRSAT from the exons ATGCATGCCAGTTTCTTAATTCTTTCAGTTACGATGGATGTCATGAAGGCGGAACTAGAGGTCGACCCACTGTCTCTAGAAACAAGTTACGACACAGATCAGGATGAGAAAAAACCTATATTAGAG GAACGAAATCTTATGGATCAGCATGTGACTGGTATAAAGGAGGAATTTGTGGACGAGAGCCATGATCTCACATCTGAGATAAAATTTGAGGATGATCCGGAGTCAATTTCGTTCACTGTCGTGAAACGTGAACCTGAG GATGAGCAGAGTGACTTCGATGAGGAGCCAAGGGTGAAAGTGACGGCAGAGGACAACGAGGTTTTCGCCAAAAG
- the LOC138691332 gene encoding zinc finger protein ZFP2-like isoform X1, whose product MHASFLILSVTMDVMKAELEVDPLSLETSYDTDQDEKKPILEERNLMDQHVTGIKEEFVDESHDLTSEIKFEDDPESISFTVVKREPEDEQSDFDEEPRVKVTAEDNEVFAKRIAATSQRTVSSELDSIALEENETVWDIHSNSGSLGKPVRTRDNEKQLVFELPKIDFSNSAELKEKPFKCDICRKCFSNTNDLKTHERLHTDEKTFKCNVCSKCFSQSSNLKSHERVHTGEKPFKCDVCGRCFSHASSLCNHKFIHTGQKPFKCDVCGKCFSLSRTLRDHQRIHTGEKPFKCNVCGLYFSQLSNLRCHERRHHTSEEPFKCVFCGMCFWQLHNLKSHVRRHSSVKSFVCDVCDKRFWDSHSLRKHRRVHTGEKPFRCDVCSKGFSDSSTLKRHKRLHTGEKPFKCNVCGMCFSQSSNLKQHERCHTGQKPFTCDICGVVFSVLSSLKSHLVLHTGEKPFKCGDCGMCFSYSSNLRKHNRVHTGEKPFKCDVCGKCLSCSRSLRNHQRLHTGEKPFKCGVCGKCFLVARSLGNHERRHTDEKRF is encoded by the exons ATGCATGCCAGTTTCTTAATTCTTTCAGTTACGATGGATGTCATGAAGGCGGAACTAGAGGTCGACCCACTGTCTCTAGAAACAAGTTACGACACAGATCAGGATGAGAAAAAACCTATATTAGAG GAACGAAATCTTATGGATCAGCATGTGACTGGTATAAAGGAGGAATTTGTGGACGAGAGCCATGATCTCACATCTGAGATAAAATTTGAGGATGATCCGGAGTCAATTTCGTTCACTGTCGTGAAACGTGAACCTGAG GATGAGCAGAGTGACTTCGATGAGGAGCCAAGGGTGAAAGTGACGGCAGAGGACAACGAGGTTTTCGCCAAAAG GATTGCAGCTACCAGTCAGAGGACTGTATCATCAGAATTGGACAGTATTGCACTTGAAGAGAATGAGACTGTATGGGACATTCACAGTAATTCAGGTTCCTTGGGAAAACCTGTGCGGACTCGTGACAATGAAAAGCAATTGGTATTTGAATTGCCAAAAATAGATTTCTCGAATTCGGCGGAACTGAaggagaaacctttcaaatgcgatattTGTCGTAAATGTTTTTCAAACACAAATGACCTAAAAACTCATGAACGTCTGCACACGGACGAAAAAActttcaaatgcaatgtttgtagCAAGTGTTTCTCTCAGTCGTCTAACTTAAAAAGTCATGAACGAGtacatacaggcgagaaaccttttaaatgtgatgtttgtggcagGTGTTTCTCGCATGCCAGTAGCTTATGTAACCATAAATTTATCCATACCGGCCagaaacctttcaagtgtgatgtttgtggtaagtgtttttcgTTGTCGAGAACTCTAAGAGACCATCAACGTATACACacgggcgagaaacctttcaaatgtaatgTTTGTGGCTTGTATTTCTCGCAATTGAGTAACCTGAGATGCCATGAACGTCGCCACCATACAAGCGAGGAACCTTTCAAATGCGTATTTTGTGGTATGTGTTTCTGGCAGTTACATAACTTAAAAAGCCACGTACGCCGGCACTCTAGTGTGAAATCTTTCGTGTGTGATGTTTGTGATAAGCGTTTCTGGGATTCGCACAGCCTAAGAAAACACAGACGTGTGCATACGGGCGAGAAACCATTCAGGTGTGATGTTTGTAGTAAGGGTTTCTCGGATTCGAGTACTCTGAAAAGACATAAACGCTtgcacactggcgagaaaccttttaaatgtaATGTTTGTGGCATGTGTTTCTCGCAATCAAGTAACCTAAAACAACATGAACGCTGCCACACTGGTCAGAAACCGTTCACATGCGATATTTGTGGTGTGGTTTTCTCTGTATTAAGTAGTTTGAAAAGCCATCTAGTactgcacacaggcgagaaacctttcaagtgtgGTGATTGTGGTATGTGTTTCTCATATTCGAGTAACCTAAGAAAACATAATCGcgtgcacacaggcgagaaacctttcaagtgtgatGTCTGTGGTAAGTGTTTGTCGTGTTCGAGGAGCCTAAGGAACCATCAGCGCTTGCACACAGGGgagaaaccttttaaatgtggtgtttgtggtaagtgtttcttggTTGCGAGGAGTCTGGGAAATCATGAACGCCGGCATACAGACGAGAAACGTTTCTAG
- the LOC138691332 gene encoding zinc finger protein ZFP2-like isoform X2, translating into MDVMKAELEVDPLSLETSYDTDQDEKKPILEERNLMDQHVTGIKEEFVDESHDLTSEIKFEDDPESISFTVVKREPEDEQSDFDEEPRVKVTAEDNEVFAKRIAATSQRTVSSELDSIALEENETVWDIHSNSGSLGKPVRTRDNEKQLVFELPKIDFSNSAELKEKPFKCDICRKCFSNTNDLKTHERLHTDEKTFKCNVCSKCFSQSSNLKSHERVHTGEKPFKCDVCGRCFSHASSLCNHKFIHTGQKPFKCDVCGKCFSLSRTLRDHQRIHTGEKPFKCNVCGLYFSQLSNLRCHERRHHTSEEPFKCVFCGMCFWQLHNLKSHVRRHSSVKSFVCDVCDKRFWDSHSLRKHRRVHTGEKPFRCDVCSKGFSDSSTLKRHKRLHTGEKPFKCNVCGMCFSQSSNLKQHERCHTGQKPFTCDICGVVFSVLSSLKSHLVLHTGEKPFKCGDCGMCFSYSSNLRKHNRVHTGEKPFKCDVCGKCLSCSRSLRNHQRLHTGEKPFKCGVCGKCFLVARSLGNHERRHTDEKRF; encoded by the exons ATGGATGTCATGAAGGCGGAACTAGAGGTCGACCCACTGTCTCTAGAAACAAGTTACGACACAGATCAGGATGAGAAAAAACCTATATTAGAG GAACGAAATCTTATGGATCAGCATGTGACTGGTATAAAGGAGGAATTTGTGGACGAGAGCCATGATCTCACATCTGAGATAAAATTTGAGGATGATCCGGAGTCAATTTCGTTCACTGTCGTGAAACGTGAACCTGAG GATGAGCAGAGTGACTTCGATGAGGAGCCAAGGGTGAAAGTGACGGCAGAGGACAACGAGGTTTTCGCCAAAAG GATTGCAGCTACCAGTCAGAGGACTGTATCATCAGAATTGGACAGTATTGCACTTGAAGAGAATGAGACTGTATGGGACATTCACAGTAATTCAGGTTCCTTGGGAAAACCTGTGCGGACTCGTGACAATGAAAAGCAATTGGTATTTGAATTGCCAAAAATAGATTTCTCGAATTCGGCGGAACTGAaggagaaacctttcaaatgcgatattTGTCGTAAATGTTTTTCAAACACAAATGACCTAAAAACTCATGAACGTCTGCACACGGACGAAAAAActttcaaatgcaatgtttgtagCAAGTGTTTCTCTCAGTCGTCTAACTTAAAAAGTCATGAACGAGtacatacaggcgagaaaccttttaaatgtgatgtttgtggcagGTGTTTCTCGCATGCCAGTAGCTTATGTAACCATAAATTTATCCATACCGGCCagaaacctttcaagtgtgatgtttgtggtaagtgtttttcgTTGTCGAGAACTCTAAGAGACCATCAACGTATACACacgggcgagaaacctttcaaatgtaatgTTTGTGGCTTGTATTTCTCGCAATTGAGTAACCTGAGATGCCATGAACGTCGCCACCATACAAGCGAGGAACCTTTCAAATGCGTATTTTGTGGTATGTGTTTCTGGCAGTTACATAACTTAAAAAGCCACGTACGCCGGCACTCTAGTGTGAAATCTTTCGTGTGTGATGTTTGTGATAAGCGTTTCTGGGATTCGCACAGCCTAAGAAAACACAGACGTGTGCATACGGGCGAGAAACCATTCAGGTGTGATGTTTGTAGTAAGGGTTTCTCGGATTCGAGTACTCTGAAAAGACATAAACGCTtgcacactggcgagaaaccttttaaatgtaATGTTTGTGGCATGTGTTTCTCGCAATCAAGTAACCTAAAACAACATGAACGCTGCCACACTGGTCAGAAACCGTTCACATGCGATATTTGTGGTGTGGTTTTCTCTGTATTAAGTAGTTTGAAAAGCCATCTAGTactgcacacaggcgagaaacctttcaagtgtgGTGATTGTGGTATGTGTTTCTCATATTCGAGTAACCTAAGAAAACATAATCGcgtgcacacaggcgagaaacctttcaagtgtgatGTCTGTGGTAAGTGTTTGTCGTGTTCGAGGAGCCTAAGGAACCATCAGCGCTTGCACACAGGGgagaaaccttttaaatgtggtgtttgtggtaagtgtttcttggTTGCGAGGAGTCTGGGAAATCATGAACGCCGGCATACAGACGAGAAACGTTTCTAG